AAGAGTTTTCCCACTGGCAGTGGGAATAGCAATAATGAAGTTCTCAGGATCATCCAAAAAACCTGCATCTAAAACAGCTTCTTGGGCAGGGTTAAGCTCTTCAATCTCAGGATAAGCTTTCCTGATTATGTTAGCAATTGAAGAGTCCATTGATTCAAGACTCATCTAATAAATGGTCTCCTTTTCTTTTTTTATAACTTCGATATCAGAAATACAGGTAGAAGGATACTGGCCATTTTCATCCTTTTCAACACTTTTAACCATGTCCCAAATGGTTAAGAGGGCAACACTAACTCCGGTGATGGCTTCCATTTCAACCCCTGTTTTTCCTGTGCTGCGCACCTTGACGGTTACTTGCACGTGTTCATGTTCAACCTCAAATTCTACTTCCACCCCACTTATTGGTATAGAATGGCAGAGGGGTATCATTTGGGGAGTTGTTTTCACAGCCTGGATAGCTGCAATCTGGGCAGTAGTAAGTACGTTGCCCTTTTTAACTCCTTTTTCCTTGATAAGTGCGATGGTTTCCTTTTGGAGTTTTATTCTGCCTTTGGCTATGGCAGTTCGCCGGACCACAGGTTTATCTCCCACTTCCACCATGCGCACTCCACTACTGGTGAGATGGGTTAACTCTTTTTTCTCCATAAATTCATCTCTCCCTATCTTTTCTAAAACTCTCTTCCTATATTTCAATACTCAAGTAATCTGTTAAATTAATGATTATGGTAAGTGCTTGGGAAGTAATATGGCTTAATGAGATAATGTTGATTGGTGAATTAACTGATTGTAATTAGATCATCTGCATAAATTAAAATGATGACGGTATAAACATGAAAATTTAAACCTAAAGTTGATTGGATTTAAGATATTTTTAGTAGGGTATTTTAAAGGAAGCATATTTCATGGCATGTTTACGAGCATTAACTGACATTAAATTCGTTAATTCTCCGTTTTCCAAAATTTTATCCATTGCCATAGCCAGTTCATGAGGTTCTGATGGTTTAACAATTAAACCCACACTATCATCCACCACTTCACTGATCCCTCCCACATTAGTAGCCACAACTGGTAAACCGGATGCCAGGGCTTCCAGTATGGTTATTGGAAATCCTTCTGAAATGCTGGGAAGAACAAACAGGTCTGCAGATGGCATGATCTTATCAATATCCCTGCGGGCTCCAACAAAGATCACATCTGAAATATTATTCTCCTCTACCTTTTTCTCCAGTTTCCTGCGCAAGGGGCCATCACCAACAATCACCAACTTTGCATCACAATTCATAAGTTTTTTTGCATCTAGAAGATACTCCACCCCCTTTTGGAAAACCAGGTTACCCACAAAAAGGATAACTGGTTTATCAGGACTCATCCTGATATCTGAAGGAAGTTCCTTGTTTTCAGGGTTGAATTTTGTTATGTTAACTGCATTGGGGGTTATATGTATATTTTCAGGGTCAACACCAAGTTCACAAGCCTTTTCTTTTAGTTTATTATTGACTACTAGCACATAATCTGCATTACATAAAACATACTTGATTAAACGTCTTAAAAGTAGGTTTTTGGATTGTATGAGAAGATCAGAACCATGGGCAGTGACTGCAGTTTTTATACCAGTAATTTTACCCACCAATACTCCTATAAGTCCGGGTGGGAGGAGAAAATGGGAATGTATGATCTCAATGTTGTAATGACGAACCATACTGTTCAACTTGAAAATTGAGGATATGAAGAAAAAAAACCCTCTTAATCCCTTAATGTTGGGTGCAAATGCAGTTTCAACCTTAATACCATCTAAATCTTTGATATCAGAGTGGGGATAGGTTAATATGTAAACTTCATCTCCTCTTTTTTTCAGTTCCTGGGAGAGAAGATATGTGTGGGATGAAACACCACCTATATGGGGGGGATATTGTCCTAATATGCACACTCGCATGATTTTCACCGTAAAATACCGTAATGCTCAGCTATTCCTTAATAATCCATTCCTGAATAAGAGTCTAAACACATATTCTTTAATTAGAGATATTTTTCATATAATTATGGTAGATGTCCCATTATATCTCACAATAATACATTTCTTCATTAAAGATATTTTCCAATAATTAATATATTTTTTAACTGAAGTTTTAAGCTTTTAGTTTAACCTGGTGGTTGTTGTTAAGGACGGTGCCGTCCATTTTTAGAATGAGTACTTCTGGATTTATGTCGAACCTTTCCTGACAGCGTTCTTTAACAGATTGGGCTATGGAATTGAAAACAGGTTCAGTAAGCTTTTCTGTCTCCAAGACACTAATCATATCTTCAGTGGTGTTTGAATTGAAAACTTTTTCCATTAACTTATTGTCCCCACCAACCAGTCCGGTGTGTGCGGTTATGATTTCCCTTCTGGCATCTGCTAGGCGATGTTCGGTTTGGAAGATTCCTCCAGCAATTTTAACCAGTTTACCAGCATGACCAAAAATAATTAAACT
The sequence above is a segment of the Methanobacterium petrolearium genome. Coding sequences within it:
- a CDS encoding glycosyltransferase gives rise to the protein MRVCILGQYPPHIGGVSSHTYLLSQELKKRGDEVYILTYPHSDIKDLDGIKVETAFAPNIKGLRGFFFFISSIFKLNSMVRHYNIEIIHSHFLLPPGLIGVLVGKITGIKTAVTAHGSDLLIQSKNLLLRRLIKYVLCNADYVLVVNNKLKEKACELGVDPENIHITPNAVNITKFNPENKELPSDIRMSPDKPVILFVGNLVFQKGVEYLLDAKKLMNCDAKLVIVGDGPLRRKLEKKVEENNISDVIFVGARRDIDKIMPSADLFVLPSISEGFPITILEALASGLPVVATNVGGISEVVDDSVGLIVKPSEPHELAMAMDKILENGELTNLMSVNARKHAMKYASFKIPY
- the moaC gene encoding cyclic pyranopterin monophosphate synthase MoaC, which translates into the protein MEKKELTHLTSSGVRMVEVGDKPVVRRTAIAKGRIKLQKETIALIKEKGVKKGNVLTTAQIAAIQAVKTTPQMIPLCHSIPISGVEVEFEVEHEHVQVTVKVRSTGKTGVEMEAITGVSVALLTIWDMVKSVEKDENGQYPSTCISDIEVIKKEKETIY